In Streptomyces sp. NBC_00306, a single genomic region encodes these proteins:
- a CDS encoding TIGR03086 family metal-binding protein yields the protein MNDPRPLYERAAEQFAGLVKAVTPDRLDAPTPCPEFDVRALLSHVVGGTHRIALVGEGGDGLSVAARADGIADDGWSAAYDVARGRFGEAWADDAKLVRPVTVPWGAEIPGAAAVGGYVMETLAHTWDLSQALGHPLPLEQELAEIILPLAREVLPVEPRGGPVPFGSVQEAPEGSDAYTQLAAWLGRAV from the coding sequence ATGAACGATCCCCGCCCCCTGTACGAGCGCGCGGCCGAGCAGTTCGCCGGCCTGGTGAAGGCGGTGACACCGGACCGGCTGGACGCTCCGACGCCCTGTCCCGAGTTCGACGTACGGGCGCTGCTCTCCCATGTCGTGGGCGGCACGCACCGGATCGCGCTCGTCGGCGAGGGAGGTGACGGTCTGTCGGTGGCCGCCCGCGCGGACGGCATCGCGGACGACGGCTGGAGCGCGGCGTACGACGTGGCGCGCGGCCGCTTCGGCGAGGCCTGGGCGGACGACGCGAAGCTGGTGCGACCGGTGACGGTGCCGTGGGGCGCCGAGATCCCCGGCGCGGCCGCGGTGGGCGGCTACGTCATGGAGACCCTGGCCCACACCTGGGACCTGTCCCAGGCGCTGGGGCATCCTCTCCCGCTGGAGCAGGAACTGGCGGAGATCATCCTGCCGCTGGCCCGGGAGGTCCTCCCGGTCGAACCCCGCGGCGGACCCGTCCCGTTCGGGTCGGTGCAGGAGGCGCCGGAGGGCTCCGACGCGTACACGCAGCTGGCGGCGTGGCTCGGCCGGGCCGTGTGA
- a CDS encoding helix-turn-helix transcriptional regulator has protein sequence MKSDRLLSILLLLQTRGLVPAADLAERLEVSVRTIYRDVEALSAAGVPVYAERGRHGGIALLPGFRTDVTGLTADESRALFVLAAQGAHSALGLDEALGSALRKVMAALPEPHRPGAELTSRRILVDPARWMKAPGPAVDLDALNSAVFTDRRVRLRYRHSGTTEPRTYTLDPYGLVVKAGIWYLVADHRGAPRLFRADRVLSAAVTDDPVRRRAGQELADVWEVLRRQVEDRPAEVCVTARVSQERLDLFLRMHGSRLTGEPVPEEPDAAGQQAGAETPRWTRVELALGSLTAVRVLLAFGESVEVLSPPQARAELARAAAEIVALYGTGAVSPASAGGRD, from the coding sequence GTGAAATCCGACCGGCTGCTGTCGATCCTCCTGCTGCTCCAGACCCGCGGTCTCGTGCCCGCCGCCGATCTCGCCGAGCGCCTGGAGGTGTCCGTCCGCACCATCTACCGCGACGTCGAGGCCCTGTCCGCCGCCGGCGTCCCCGTCTACGCCGAGCGCGGCCGGCACGGCGGGATCGCCCTGCTGCCGGGTTTCCGCACGGATGTCACGGGGCTGACGGCGGACGAGTCCCGCGCGCTGTTCGTGCTGGCCGCCCAGGGCGCCCACAGCGCGCTGGGCCTCGACGAGGCACTGGGCTCCGCGCTGCGCAAGGTGATGGCGGCGCTGCCCGAACCCCACCGGCCCGGAGCCGAGTTGACCAGCCGCCGCATCCTGGTGGACCCCGCCCGCTGGATGAAGGCACCGGGTCCGGCCGTCGATCTGGACGCGCTCAACTCGGCCGTCTTCACGGATCGCCGGGTGCGGCTGCGCTACCGCCACAGCGGCACCACCGAACCGCGGACGTACACCCTCGACCCGTACGGCCTCGTGGTGAAGGCCGGGATCTGGTACCTGGTCGCCGACCACCGCGGCGCGCCCCGCCTCTTCCGGGCGGACCGGGTCCTCTCGGCCGCGGTCACCGACGACCCCGTGCGGCGGCGTGCCGGCCAGGAGTTGGCCGACGTCTGGGAGGTGCTGCGCCGTCAGGTCGAGGACCGGCCCGCGGAGGTGTGCGTGACGGCGCGGGTGAGCCAGGAGCGGCTGGATCTGTTTCTGCGTATGCACGGCAGCCGGCTGACCGGCGAGCCCGTGCCGGAGGAGCCGGACGCGGCCGGGCAGCAGGCGGGCGCGGAGACGCCGCGCTGGACCCGGGTGGAGCTCGCCCTCGGCTCCCTGACGGCGGTCCGCGTGCTGCTCGCCTTCGGCGAGAGCGTCGAGGTGCTCTCCCCGCCGCAGGCGCGTGCGGAACTGGCGCGCGCCGCGGCGGAGATCGTCGCGCTCTACGGGACGGGCGCCGTCAGTCCAGCCAGTGCCGGCGGCCGAGACTGA
- a CDS encoding TetR family transcriptional regulator: MSHTAGIRQAQKQKTRQALLDAALQLLEEQSLSSLGLREVTRAVGVAPTAFYRHFRDTADLGVALVEEALGSLHATIGEALTEEADDARIDRTVSLIMDLVRTSPAHVRFIARERHGGVQSVREAIAEQLRQFGDEVAAAFADEPESEGWSAADLRMLAGVYVDHMVMTASAFLEAGPAGLDRTASLARRQLRLISLGRRHWLD, encoded by the coding sequence ATGAGTCACACCGCCGGAATCCGCCAGGCCCAGAAGCAGAAAACCCGTCAGGCCCTCCTGGACGCAGCGCTGCAGCTGCTCGAGGAGCAGAGTCTGAGCAGTCTCGGGCTGCGCGAGGTGACCCGGGCCGTGGGTGTGGCGCCGACGGCTTTCTACCGCCACTTCCGCGACACGGCGGACCTCGGTGTCGCCCTGGTCGAGGAGGCGCTCGGCAGTCTGCACGCCACGATCGGCGAAGCGCTCACGGAAGAGGCGGACGATGCCCGCATCGACCGGACGGTGTCCCTGATCATGGATCTCGTCCGCACCTCCCCCGCTCATGTCCGCTTCATCGCGCGGGAGCGGCACGGCGGAGTGCAGTCGGTACGCGAGGCGATCGCCGAGCAGTTGCGGCAGTTCGGCGACGAGGTCGCGGCGGCCTTCGCCGACGAACCCGAATCGGAGGGCTGGAGCGCCGCGGATCTGCGGATGCTCGCCGGCGTCTATGTGGACCACATGGTCATGACGGCGTCCGCGTTCCTGGAGGCCGGGCCCGCGGGGCTCGACCGGACCGCCTCCCTGGCCCGCCGTCAGCTGCGGCTGATCAGTCTCGGCCGCCGGCACTGGCTGGACTGA
- a CDS encoding DUF4190 domain-containing protein codes for MPNPDTPDSGTPSTPDSAAHTRPTGRRDADGMAVAAFVLGLVGLLVMNIVLGPIAVVLASLALWRGTARRGRALLGLALGVADLVVLGVLVAMNGTVVWGFGG; via the coding sequence GTGCCGAACCCGGACACGCCGGACTCCGGTACCCCGAGCACCCCGGACTCCGCCGCGCACACCCGTCCGACAGGCCGCCGCGACGCGGACGGCATGGCTGTCGCCGCCTTCGTGCTCGGACTCGTCGGCCTGCTCGTGATGAACATCGTGCTCGGCCCGATCGCCGTCGTACTCGCCTCCCTCGCCCTGTGGCGGGGCACCGCACGCCGTGGCCGCGCCCTCCTCGGACTCGCGCTCGGCGTCGCCGACCTGGTCGTCCTCGGCGTGCTCGTGGCCATGAACGGCACCGTGGTCTGGGGCTTCGGCGGCTGA
- a CDS encoding alpha/beta hydrolase family protein, which yields MPETTPASNNPTALRIAPAPTTIVSAKPVVLPAPGRGEDLQVRVSAPATGGDLPVVVLSHGFGWSMDGYAPLADFWAARGFVVVQPTHLDSRTLGLPADDPRTPRIWRIRVEDLVRVLDGLDVLEAAVPGLGGRLDRGRTAVAGHSWGAQTASTLLGARVLDPDGAPGEDLSDPRVKAGVLLTPPGRGGDDLTPFAVENLPFMNPSFDDMTTPALIVAGDRDQSALTTRGPDWFTDPYHLSPGSKSLLTLFGAEHSLGGIPGYEVAETTDESPERVALVQQLTWAYLRSALDPADTGWKAAQAALEEAPHPLGSLQSK from the coding sequence ATGCCCGAAACCACGCCCGCATCGAACAACCCGACCGCGCTGCGGATCGCGCCCGCCCCCACGACGATCGTGTCCGCGAAGCCCGTGGTCCTGCCCGCCCCCGGCCGCGGCGAGGATCTCCAGGTCCGCGTCTCCGCGCCCGCGACCGGCGGCGACCTGCCCGTCGTCGTCCTCTCGCACGGTTTCGGCTGGTCGATGGACGGCTACGCACCGCTCGCCGACTTCTGGGCCGCCCGCGGCTTCGTGGTCGTCCAGCCCACCCATCTCGACTCGAGAACGCTCGGCCTGCCCGCCGACGACCCCCGTACGCCGCGGATCTGGCGCATACGCGTCGAGGACCTGGTGCGCGTTCTCGACGGGCTCGATGTCCTGGAGGCCGCCGTGCCGGGCCTCGGCGGACGCCTCGACCGCGGCCGTACCGCCGTGGCCGGTCACTCCTGGGGCGCCCAGACCGCGAGCACACTGCTGGGCGCGCGGGTCCTCGACCCCGACGGCGCTCCCGGGGAGGACCTGTCCGACCCGCGCGTGAAGGCGGGCGTGCTGCTGACCCCGCCCGGCCGGGGCGGCGACGACCTGACCCCGTTCGCCGTCGAGAACCTGCCCTTCATGAACCCGTCCTTCGACGACATGACCACGCCGGCTCTGATCGTCGCCGGCGACCGGGACCAGTCCGCGCTCACGACCCGCGGGCCGGACTGGTTCACCGACCCCTACCACCTCAGCCCGGGAAGCAAGAGCCTGCTCACGCTGTTCGGGGCGGAGCACTCGCTCGGCGGCATCCCGGGGTACGAGGTCGCGGAGACGACGGACGAGAGCCCCGAACGCGTCGCTCTGGTCCAGCAGTTGACCTGGGCGTATCTGCGCAGCGCGCTCGACCCCGCCGACACCGGCTGGAAGGCGGCACAGGCCGCGCTGGAGGAGGCCCCTCATCCGCTGGGGTCGCTGCAGAGCAAGTAG
- a CDS encoding TetR/AcrR family transcriptional regulator translates to MNEGGPSAGSSAGSRRKDARRNQQTLLEAAATVFVRSGVEAPVRDIAAEAGVGMGTIYRHFPTRADLIIAVYRHQVDACAEAGPALLAAGATPHAALGRWIDLFVDFLVTKHGLAAVLQADSAGFEALHSSFLDRLVPVCGELLDAAAASGEIRSDVEPYELMRGVGNLCIGSGSDARYDARRLVGLLIAGLRQPR, encoded by the coding sequence GTGAACGAAGGCGGCCCCAGCGCGGGAAGCTCGGCCGGATCCCGGCGCAAGGACGCACGGCGCAACCAGCAGACCCTGCTGGAGGCGGCCGCGACGGTCTTCGTCAGATCCGGCGTGGAGGCGCCGGTGCGCGACATCGCGGCCGAGGCGGGCGTCGGGATGGGCACGATCTACCGCCACTTCCCGACGCGGGCGGATCTCATCATCGCCGTCTACCGGCACCAGGTGGACGCCTGCGCCGAAGCCGGCCCCGCCCTGCTGGCGGCCGGCGCAACTCCGCACGCCGCCCTGGGGCGATGGATCGACCTCTTCGTCGACTTCCTGGTCACCAAGCACGGACTCGCCGCCGTGCTCCAGGCGGACAGCGCCGGTTTCGAGGCGCTGCACAGCTCCTTCCTCGACCGCCTCGTGCCCGTGTGCGGCGAGCTGCTCGACGCCGCCGCCGCATCCGGCGAGATCCGGTCCGACGTGGAGCCCTACGAGCTCATGCGCGGAGTCGGGAATCTCTGCATCGGTTCCGGCAGCGACGCACGCTACGACGCACGCCGACTGGTCGGCCTCCTCATCGCGGGACTGCGCCAACCGCGTTGA
- a CDS encoding cysteine desulfurase family protein encodes MAYLDHAATTPMLPEAVEAMTAQLTVTGNASALHAAGRRARRAVEEARETLAEALGARPSEVVFTAGGTEADNLAVKGLYWQRRDAEPARTRILTSPVEHHAVLDAVHWLGEHEGATVEYLPVDAYGRVHPEALREAIERNPDDVALATVMWANNEIGTVMEVAELSAVAREFGVPLHSDAVQAFGQLDVGFADSGLAAMTVSGHKIGGPYGIGALLLGREYTPVPVLHGGGQERHVRSGTLDTPAIAAFAVAGRLAAERREEFAREIGALRDELVDAVRTAVPDAVLGGDPADRLPANAHFSFPGCEGDSLLLLLDAQGIECSTGSACTAGVAQPSHVLLATGSDPDLARGTLRFSLGHTSTRADVKAVAEAIGPVVQRARTAGLS; translated from the coding sequence ATGGCTTACCTGGACCACGCTGCGACCACTCCGATGCTGCCGGAGGCCGTCGAGGCGATGACCGCGCAGCTCACCGTCACCGGCAACGCCTCTGCACTGCATGCCGCCGGGCGCCGGGCCCGCCGCGCCGTCGAGGAGGCCCGCGAGACCCTCGCCGAGGCTCTCGGCGCGCGCCCGAGCGAGGTGGTGTTCACCGCCGGCGGCACCGAGGCGGACAACCTCGCCGTCAAGGGCCTGTACTGGCAGCGGCGGGACGCGGAGCCCGCCCGTACCCGGATCCTCACCAGCCCCGTGGAGCACCACGCCGTGCTCGACGCCGTCCACTGGCTCGGCGAGCACGAGGGCGCGACCGTGGAGTATCTGCCGGTCGACGCGTACGGGCGGGTGCACCCCGAAGCCCTGCGCGAGGCCATCGAGCGGAACCCCGACGACGTGGCCCTCGCCACCGTCATGTGGGCGAACAACGAGATCGGCACCGTCATGGAGGTGGCGGAACTGTCCGCGGTGGCACGGGAATTCGGGGTTCCGCTGCACTCCGACGCGGTCCAGGCCTTCGGCCAGCTCGACGTCGGGTTCGCCGACTCCGGGCTCGCCGCGATGACCGTCTCCGGCCACAAGATCGGCGGCCCCTACGGCATCGGGGCGCTGCTCCTCGGCCGGGAGTACACCCCGGTCCCCGTCCTGCACGGCGGCGGCCAGGAGCGGCATGTGCGCTCCGGCACCCTCGACACCCCCGCGATCGCAGCCTTCGCGGTCGCGGGCCGGCTCGCCGCCGAGCGCCGCGAGGAGTTCGCCCGCGAGATCGGCGCCCTGCGCGACGAACTGGTCGACGCCGTCCGTACGGCGGTGCCCGACGCGGTCCTCGGCGGCGACCCGGCCGACCGGCTCCCCGCCAACGCGCACTTCAGCTTCCCCGGCTGCGAGGGGGACTCACTGCTCCTGCTGCTCGACGCCCAGGGCATCGAGTGCTCCACCGGGTCGGCATGCACGGCCGGTGTCGCCCAGCCCAGCCATGTCCTGCTGGCGACGGGCTCGGACCCCGACCTCGCGCGCGGCACGCTCCGCTTCAGTCTCGGCCACACCTCCACCAGGGCGGATGTGAAGGCGGTGGCGGAGGCGATCGGACCGGTGGTGCAGCGGGCGCGCACCGCGGGCCTCAGCTGA